One genomic region from Polynucleobacter sp. MWH-P3-07-1 encodes:
- a CDS encoding TAXI family TRAP transporter solute-binding subunit, producing the protein MTKKQAALYIAGLGILIAIAVAVVELFLLPPNTVDIAAGPKGTFLYETAQKYAQEFEKAGVKVNVIETNGTLENIALVNHDTKNIEFGFIEGGAANSANYPNLESLGSIVYAPVWVFYQSKLGKIQDINDLKGKRIAIGFPTQGIHANATQILKAVGITAQNSQFLDLGRQDALKALDANEIDAMFTSAPAEDPLIKKLFNSPGIEVLNWPDAEGISRNMREFHVLTLPMGTIDLIHNKPANNMNLLATTFTVVAQKETHSALIYLMMGIMDDVHQPPSFLHGENEFPADRDVDFPLSSDAQNYYAKGGKPFLQKHLPYWAASFVGKLLLVLVPLLAIIYPFSQAYPALTQWFYTRRVNRFYLMLVKIEKRFDQGGKREIAQQELESLRAEIDALIKQEKIPSSYTNLLYDLREHVAQVMKRYGIN; encoded by the coding sequence ATGACTAAAAAACAAGCAGCCCTCTATATAGCCGGTTTAGGCATTCTGATTGCTATCGCTGTCGCAGTGGTGGAGTTGTTCTTGCTGCCCCCAAATACTGTCGATATTGCGGCAGGGCCAAAGGGAACCTTTCTCTATGAGACAGCCCAAAAATATGCCCAAGAGTTTGAAAAGGCTGGGGTTAAGGTCAATGTGATTGAAACGAACGGCACCCTTGAAAATATTGCATTAGTTAATCACGATACTAAAAACATTGAATTTGGTTTTATTGAAGGTGGTGCGGCTAATAGTGCGAACTATCCGAATCTTGAATCACTAGGTAGCATTGTTTATGCCCCTGTCTGGGTTTTTTACCAAAGCAAATTGGGAAAAATTCAGGACATTAATGATCTAAAAGGAAAGCGCATTGCGATTGGCTTTCCTACCCAGGGGATACACGCTAATGCAACTCAAATCCTCAAAGCAGTAGGGATCACGGCGCAAAATAGCCAATTTTTGGATCTTGGTCGCCAAGATGCGCTCAAAGCGCTTGATGCTAATGAGATTGATGCCATGTTTACCTCGGCCCCAGCCGAAGACCCTTTAATTAAAAAGCTCTTTAATAGCCCAGGTATAGAGGTCCTTAATTGGCCTGATGCAGAGGGAATCTCACGCAATATGCGAGAGTTTCATGTTCTTACATTGCCGATGGGGACGATTGATCTCATTCACAATAAACCAGCTAATAATATGAACTTGCTAGCAACTACCTTTACGGTGGTTGCCCAAAAAGAGACACATTCGGCATTAATTTATCTCATGATGGGGATCATGGATGATGTTCATCAGCCACCCAGTTTTTTACATGGTGAGAATGAGTTTCCGGCCGATCGTGATGTCGATTTTCCATTAAGTTCTGATGCCCAAAACTATTACGCCAAGGGCGGCAAACCATTTTTACAAAAACATTTGCCATACTGGGCAGCCAGCTTTGTTGGAAAGTTGCTTTTGGTGCTCGTTCCTCTCTTGGCCATTATTTATCCATTTTCACAAGCGTACCCAGCATTAACCCAATGGTTCTATACCCGTAGAGTGAATCGCTTCTATTTGATGTTAGTCAAAATTGAGAAGCGCTTTGATCAAGGTGGCAAGCGAGAGATAGCGCAGCAGGAACTGGAAAGCTTGCGCGCTGAGATTGATGCTTTGATTAAACAAGAAAAAATTCCCAGTTCGTATACCAATCTCCTTTACGACCTCAGGGAGCACGTAGCCCAAGTCATGAAACGCTATGGAATAAATTAG